In one window of Kitasatospora sp. MMS16-BH015 DNA:
- a CDS encoding uridine kinase, which produces MTASELLPLADRLRALPPSCGRVRLIGVDGHAGSGKTTFAGRLAEALGGAPVVHLDDLATHAEPFGWVGRLREQLIEPLARGEVARHGVYDWVERRFASVREVPAAPVVLVEGVGTGRRAVRPWLAELVWMELPAPEARARGELRDGPELAEFWVGWAAAEAAHFAADPSRPHAGLLVDGRTGRPLDTRADRATDRAADRA; this is translated from the coding sequence GTGACCGCATCCGAGCTGCTCCCCCTCGCCGACCGCCTCCGGGCGCTGCCGCCCTCCTGCGGGCGGGTGCGGCTGATCGGGGTGGACGGGCACGCCGGGTCGGGGAAGACCACCTTCGCCGGGCGGCTGGCCGAGGCGTTGGGCGGGGCGCCGGTGGTGCACCTGGACGACCTGGCCACCCATGCCGAGCCCTTCGGCTGGGTCGGGCGGCTGCGCGAGCAGCTGATCGAGCCGCTGGCCCGGGGCGAGGTCGCCCGGCACGGGGTGTACGACTGGGTCGAGCGGCGGTTCGCCTCGGTGCGGGAGGTGCCGGCGGCGCCGGTGGTGCTGGTGGAGGGGGTGGGGACCGGGCGACGGGCGGTGCGGCCCTGGCTGGCCGAGCTGGTCTGGATGGAGCTGCCCGCCCCGGAGGCCCGGGCCCGGGGCGAGCTGCGGGACGGCCCCGAGCTGGCCGAGTTCTGGGTGGGCTGGGCCGCCGCCGAGGCCGCCCACTTCGCCGCCGACCCGAGCCGCCCGCACGCCGGCCTGCTGGTGGACGGCCGCACCGGCCGCCCGCTCGACACCCGCGCGGACCGAGCCACGGACCGAGCCGCGGACCGCGCCTAG